TATTATATCTTCAGTAGACTTAGGATAAACAACATAATCTGGAATAATGTTTATTTTAATCCCAGACCAAATAAGTTCAGGAACAAAACCCATATCTACTGTGTGCGAGAGCCTCTCAACTAAACTGTCAGAAAAATTATCACCAAATCTAGATTCCAGCTCCTCCCTTATACCCAACGACTGATCACCTATAAGCTTAAAATATTCTTAATATTCTGGCTAATAACTCTTTGTAAGAATTCGTAATATTCTTTACGTTGTTCTTTTCTAGGCTCAAAATACGAAAACTCCTCAGGATAAGAACTGTCCCATGTAGGTATAACGTGAATATGGACATGAAATATCACTTGACCTGCACTCTTTCCTACGTTAGTTAAAAGTCTTATTCCAGAAGATTTTACGGATTCTTTTACTGCTCTTCCAAGTATATTAGAGGAGAATGCTAATTTTTCCAAATACTCTTTTTTAGTATTTAGAAAATCATCAAAATGCTCTTTTGTAACTACCAACGTATGCCCTGGAGCTAAGGGAAATTTATCTAAAAAAGCTATAGTATATTCGTCTTCATACACAATGTAAGCAGATTCCTCCTTCTTTGCAATTTTACAAAATAAGCACATATTACTTACAATTGCTTTCTTGCTTAAGTTTATATCGGTCATTATGCGGATTAAAAATTAATTTAATGAGGTAAAGAGTGAAAGCAATGAGAATATTTTACTTGCTTATAATTCTTGCAATATCAATTGCCACAAATGCGACACCTTTCTTCGGAACTCCCTACACTTTAGTAGCAACTACTTTACTTTTAAAATGCGGAATAACACCGATTAATCTAGCTGAAGCTATTATTATAACAGGCGTAGGAGCAGCAGTAGCTAAAAGCGTTATGTATTTTATAGGATTAGGGGCTCGTAAAGGATTAAAACGCAATAGAAATGTGATTTTCTTTTCTAGATTTACGGGAAAAAAATCATTTTACATCACACTCTTTCTTGCATCAATATTTCCGTTCTTACCTTTGGACGACTTAGTTTACCTTATAGGCGGAACTACTAAAACTTCCTTGATCTCTATGCTAAAAATTTCATTATTTGCTAAGATAATAAAAAGTTCAGTGGAGATACCTATAGAAGCCTTTGGAATATTACAGATAAGTGAGGCTATAGGAATAAGTCCTTTTGAAACCGGAATAATATCAACAGTTATAATGACAGTTCTAGCAATAATCTTGTTCAAGATAGATTGGGAAAATACGTATAGAAAGATAGAAAAATATCTTACAAACAACAAGTACTTTAGATTGTCATGAAATTATTCAGCGGTAAAAAATTTGAAGTATATTTAGATAAATTTGATTTACCTAATGGTAAGATAAGAGAAACGGAATATATTAAACATAGAGGATCTGCAGTAATAATACCACTTATTGATGAAAATACTATAATCTTAGAAAAACAATTTAGACCGGTCATAGGCAAGTGGATATATGAACTGCCAGCAGGCACCATGGAAGAGGGAGAGAGCCCAGAAATCACTGCCAAGAGAGAATTAATTGAAGAAACTGGATATGAAGCAGAAAGCTTAATTCATGTTATAGATTTTTACCCCTCTCCTGGAGTCAGCACTGAGTTAATGCATCTATTTTTAGCTAAAGGATTGAAATTTGTAGGAAGTAAACCAGAAGAGTATGAAGTCATAGAAATAGAGAAAAAGAGTATCAACGAGATTCTAAATATGATAAAAAATCACGAGATAGAGGACGCTAAAACTATAATAGGAGCGCTCTATTATCAATTTATACTAAGAAATCAAGTGATTTAGTCTCTCCAACTAACAAAGGCTCTTCTTTTATTATCCATTTTCTAGCCTTAGCTTCCCTTAACTTTTCTACAACGTCCACCCAATTAGATAACTCGGGTATCTCATAAATTACTACAAACTCGTAATCACCTATTCCAAATGAGTATGTAGTATACGACTTAATTCCATTATTCTTTGGATTATTAATTGCCATATCTATATGCTCCTTCATTATTTTCTCCCTCTCTTCAAAAGGCAATAAGTACCATTCTGGAGATTTTTTCATAGGATATGCAACAAAGTACTTTAACTGTGCGCTACCTAAAACTGTTTTAGGATCAAAATTAGACTTCATATAAGGTGAAGGCCTAAAAACTGAAAGGAACAAATTGGATTCTAAGGCGTAGCCCTCAAATGCTGATAAAATATAAGATCTAAAGTCTGAAAATGGAGAAGTATTAAAAGATGATAACCAATAAATTATATCGGAATTTTGAGATAATGAAGAGAACTTCTTAACTGAAATTAATTCTTTATTAAATTTGTCTGTAATTTCTTCAGCTTTATTCAATATCGATCTTCTAACCCCATGATCAAGCTTCCACCAATCTTTATCAAATTTGATTGAATATACCATCATATAAACTTCGTTAGCCATGGTTGTTCACTTCATTAATTATATCATCGTATATTATTAATGCTTCTTCTAAACTCATTAAATAGCCTATAAAATACGATGAAACGTTCCTTCTAACGTACTCATCTAAAATATCATATCCATCAGAAGTAGGGCCATTTAATATTCTATTAATTTGATTATCAAATTCCTGTTTATTTGAGGCAGACACTATAAAAGCTACGGGAAGAACTCTAATTCCTAACGAGAGATCATCGTCTGTAAGTTCTTCATCGTATTTTATGAGTTCTTCTATTACGTTATCGTTAATTCCATAATAATTTACCTCGTTTAGATTATACATTTTATGTAATATATTTTCTGCTTTACTTTTAATTAGCTTAATCTGTTCCTTTAGTTGGAATAGAGGAACTCCTTTTCTTCCAATTATTATTTCTGTTCCACCATTCTTACTTATTCTATCCAGGTAAAGTAATGCCCTAAGTGTTTTTGCCAATTTTTTCTTATTACGTATCAGAATTTCTTTGTCTTTAGTAGTAGATGAAGATAAAAATCCTATAAAATACTTAAATATTACGCAAACATATAACTTATTACCTTTCTCAGTAGTTACTTCAGTTGGCGAAGGGATTTCTTCTAATGATTCTTTATATACTATTGCTACCTCGTCTGAATTTACTAAAGATCTTACATAATTCTCAAAATTGTCTATTTTTTCTCTCCTTTCCTGTATAAGCTGGCCTATCTCGTTATATATTTTTACTATAGGGATTTCACTATCGGTTTTTAGAATTACTTGCATTAGCGGAAAAGTATCTTCCTTCCTAAGTATGGTAGCCGCATAAAGGAAATTTGAGAATTTTACTATACCTATAATAATTTTACTATCTATGTCACTTAAAAGCGCAGTATGCTTAGATGCCGCTAACGCTAACTTTTCTGCATTATACCACTCTTCGCTTAGGACAAGGTTATCGGTTTGTTCTTCAACTTCTTCATCATTCCCGAATTTAAATACTATAGACTTAACATTCAATTCTTCAGCAACTTCGTCAATTACTTCTTTTATAAGCAAATCTATTTGAGGAATAGGAGGCAATATATAGTGATTATCCTTTTCCTCTATGTTCTTGTACACATGAACTCCATTATCCTCTAAGGATATTACTAGGATCTCTTTTTCATTGCCATTATCATCTATAAGTGAACACGAAATTACCGGTTTGCTTTGCGATGAATAGACTTCTAATATACTCACTTTACTCTACCTTGAATAATAAGTTATTTACAATAATACAAAAACCTTATCACTACACCTAATAAATACTCCAAACTATTATTGAAAATAACGGAAAATCTTATATCAAAAAAGTACATGATAAATAGTAGAACATGGATCTAAAGAGGTTTATAGCGTATATCATAATAGGTTCAATAATATTGTCAGCGACATTTATAATATCTTATAGAGTGAATATTTTGAACAACCCTATTACTGCAGCAATCCTAGCTCTAAGTTTCTTTTCTGCTGTAGCAATTTTTATAATAGCTTTAAATCCTAATATTATAAATCCTGAAAGGAAAATAAGCAGAATAGATGATATTATAGTTACCATAAGCGTAATGACATACACATTAATTTCAATATTTCTAATTAAGGGTTACGATACAGATGATATGGAATATATATCATTTGCAATAAATTATTTTATCCATGGCTTAAATCCTTACTTACAATCATACCATCCCCAAAATGTAGGAGCAACGTATCTTCTTAACGGGAATATAGCAAGCACTTACATTTATCCTCCTTTATCATTCCTAATTTATACACCACTATATTTAACTTTCATTTTAACTCATATAAAGTTATATTATATTAATATTTTAAACATAATTTTTGAAGATATTTTAGCTATAATAGTTTATAAGGAAGGAAGGAAGCGAGAAGATCCTATAGCAACTTTACCTGTCATATTTATCTTCATAACCTCTGGCTTGCTAGCACCTTCATTTGCCGGAGTTAACAGTTCAATATGGGCAGCATTTATTGCACTAAGTTATGTTTATAAAGGTAAAAAATCTGGAATTTTCTTAGCATTGGCTGATTCTTTTAACCAAATACCTTGGCTCATAACACCTTTCTTGTTAATTTACAAGAAAAAAGATATTCAGGAAGTTCTTAAAGGGTTTTTAATCTCAACTTTGATAATAAATGTTCCATTTTTAATATGGAATCCTTACGCATTCTTGCACATTATAACACTAGATGAGAAAACAATTCCAGTAGCTTTCACCGGATTTACAATATTTAACTTTACTACTTTATTTAATGTTGAGCCTTGGTTTTTTACTTATGCAATGGCAGTATCTGGAATTTTCCTTATATACATTTATTATAGATTTTTTGATAGATTGAAAGAATCTTTATGGGTATTCCCTTTAATAATAATGTGGTTTAGCTGGAGGACACTAACTAGTTACTTTATAATGTGGCCTCAATTAATGTTTCTATCAATTTTTAACATTAACATATATAACACAGAATTACCTAAGTTTCATTTAAGTATAAATAGGAAGGAAATTTTATCAATGTTATTCGTCTTATTGGTTTCACTTGTATCCGCAGGCGAGATTTCTCACATACAGTATGTAGATCAAGATCCAATACATGTAATTAATGTTATAATTCCTAAAAATGAATGTAATTCCACTTATATAAATCAATTATACATAATAGTCAAAAATGTTAAGAATGAAACAGTAAATATTACATTGGTTAGAGTCTCAATTCCAAACTGTTTAAATATGGTATGGAATTTCACTAAGTTAGAAATACCGCCTAACTCTACTGTAATAGTTCTTGCGTACACACATAACCCTAGTTTATATATAAATTCCACATCATTTACAGTTCAAGTGTATTCTAATTGCTACATAAGTTCGTACAAGGTTATAAGGAATTTTACCGAGTATAACATTACTTTAACTCATGAAACTTCAATCAACACTACAAGAACTTAAGGGAATTAACTATACAGTAATTACAGAGTATATAACTAAAAGAATTTCAGAATATATAAATGAAAGCGGAAAGAAAGGTGGAATTATAGGCCTCAGTGGTGGAATAGATTCTGCAGTAACCACAGTACTTTTGAGTAAGGCAACCCAAAATTTCTTTATACTTCTTATGCCCTCCTCCTCTACACCACAAAAAGATATGGAAGATGCTAAAAGGGTAATAAAACTAATTAACGCAGAGGATAAATTTAAGCTAATAAATATTGATACCATTTTAGACTCCTTTAGAAAAGAACTAGAAACAGATAATAAATTAGTTTTAGGAAATATTAAAGCCAGAATTAGAATGGTACTTCTTTATGCATATGCACAAATGATGAATTATTTGGTAGTTGGTACTGGAGATAAAAGTGAATTATTATTAGGATATTTTACCAAATATGGAGATGGGGGAGTAGATATTTTACCAATAGGCGATTTATATAAAACGCAGATAAGAGAGTTAGGTAGATATTTAGGTTTACCAGAAGATATAGTAACTAAGCCAAGCTCCCCAGCACTTTGGGAAGGACAAACCGCTGAAGGGGAGCTAGGAATTCCTTATGATGTAGTAGATGCAGTATTATACCTAAGAGTGGAAAAAATGATGGACGTTGAATCAATAGCTAAGGAGTTACAAATTAGTGCTGAAATGATACATAGAATTGATAGAATGGTGAAAATATCACAGCATAAAAGACTACCGCCAGAAATATTTAGATTAAGCGGAAGAGCTATTAATTCAGACTGGAGGTATCCTAGAGAATGGATATAGAACTTGCACAAATAAGACCAAAGCTAGGAGATATTAATTACAATTTAGAAAAACATTTGGAAATTTTACAGACTTCTTCTGCGGACTGTGTAATCTTTCCTGAATTATCGTTAACTGGTTATGTACTTAGGGATCTTGTGTATGAGGTATTTAAAGATGCAGAAAAAGCTACAACTAAACTAATTGATAATTCTAAATGTGTAATCTTTGGCACAATAAAGGAAGTCCGTCCAGGAATCTTGAGAAATTCCGCTGTTATATCTATCGAAGGAAATTACGATTATATCTATAAATTCTATCTACCAACATATGGACTATTTGAAGAAAGAAGGTATTTTCAACCAGGAGACCCACTATCTGACGTTAAAATATTTAAATACAAAGGAATTAATTTTGGGGTAGTTATCTGTGAAGATGCTTGGCATCCTGAACCTATAGAAACCTTAGCACTTAAAGGA
This genomic interval from Acidianus sp. HS-5 contains the following:
- a CDS encoding HIT family protein, which produces MTDINLSKKAIVSNMCLFCKIAKKEESAYIVYEDEYTIAFLDKFPLAPGHTLVVTKEHFDDFLNTKKEYLEKLAFSSNILGRAVKESVKSSGIRLLTNVGKSAGQVIFHVHIHVIPTWDSSYPEEFSYFEPRKEQRKEYYEFLQRVISQNIKNILSL
- a CDS encoding NUDIX hydrolase, with protein sequence MKLFSGKKFEVYLDKFDLPNGKIRETEYIKHRGSAVIIPLIDENTIILEKQFRPVIGKWIYELPAGTMEEGESPEITAKRELIEETGYEAESLIHVIDFYPSPGVSTELMHLFLAKGLKFVGSKPEEYEVIEIEKKSINEILNMIKNHEIEDAKTIIGALYYQFILRNQVI
- a CDS encoding chlorite dismutase family protein, producing MANEVYMMVYSIKFDKDWWKLDHGVRRSILNKAEEITDKFNKELISVKKFSSLSQNSDIIYWLSSFNTSPFSDFRSYILSAFEGYALESNLFLSVFRPSPYMKSNFDPKTVLGSAQLKYFVAYPMKKSPEWYLLPFEEREKIMKEHIDMAINNPKNNGIKSYTTYSFGIGDYEFVVIYEIPELSNWVDVVEKLREAKARKWIIKEEPLLVGETKSLDFLV
- a CDS encoding NAD+ synthase, with the translated sequence MKLQSTLQELKGINYTVITEYITKRISEYINESGKKGGIIGLSGGIDSAVTTVLLSKATQNFFILLMPSSSTPQKDMEDAKRVIKLINAEDKFKLINIDTILDSFRKELETDNKLVLGNIKARIRMVLLYAYAQMMNYLVVGTGDKSELLLGYFTKYGDGGVDILPIGDLYKTQIRELGRYLGLPEDIVTKPSSPALWEGQTAEGELGIPYDVVDAVLYLRVEKMMDVESIAKELQISAEMIHRIDRMVKISQHKRLPPEIFRLSGRAINSDWRYPREWI
- a CDS encoding nitrilase-related carbon-nitrogen hydrolase — encoded protein: MDIELAQIRPKLGDINYNLEKHLEILQTSSADCVIFPELSLTGYVLRDLVYEVFKDAEKATTKLIDNSKCVIFGTIKEVRPGILRNSAVISIEGNYDYIYKFYLPTYGLFEERRYFQPGDPLSDVKIFKYKGINFGVVICEDAWHPEPIETLALKGADVVFIPASSPMRRLEENLLIEDNWESLIKAHSLMFGIWTAFINAVGSQEEEYFWGGSMVSTPQGIIKKQAKKFEEDRLIAKIDLEEVRKARFFSSFRDHNRDFHKLLSNL